The Gemmatimonadota bacterium DNA window TGGAAATGGCGTCTTCGGTGGATATGCCCCGGGTCTTGCAGTAGAAGAGCTGATCTTCGCTGATCCGGGCCGTGGAGGCTTCATGTTCCACGCTCGCGGTGTTGTTGCCCACGTCGATATAGGGAAAAGTATGGGCGCCGCAGCGGTCGCCTATGAGCATCGAGTCGCATTGGGTGTAGTTCCGTGCCCCGTCCGCCTTCTTCAGGACCTGGATCCGTCCCCGGTAGACATTCTGGCCGTTGCCCGCGGATATCCCCTTGGAGACCACTGTGCTGCGCGTGTCCTTCCCCACGTGGATCATCTTGGTTCCCGTGTCGGCCGCCTGTTTGTTGCGCGTCAGCGCCACGGAATAGAATTCGCCGATGGAATGGTCGCCCTGCAGGATCACGCTGGGATACTTCCAGGTGATGGCGGAGCCGGTTTCCACCTGCGTCCACGAGATCTTACTGTTATCGCCCTTGCAGGCCCCGCGCTTGGTCACGAAGNNNNNNNNNNAATGTAGCGGTCTCACCGGCGTGGCGCGGGCGCGGGA harbors:
- a CDS encoding SufD family Fe-S cluster assembly protein — its product is FVTKRGACKGDNSKISWTQVETGSAITWKYPSVILQGDHSIGEFYSVALTRNKQAADTGTKMIHVGKDTRSTVVSKGISAGNGQNVYRGRIQVLKKADGARNYTQCDSMLIGDRCGAHTFPYIDVGNNTASVEHEASTARISEDQLFYCKTRGISTEDAISMIINGFCKEVFQELPMEFAVEAKKLLGISLEGSVG